In Rutidosis leptorrhynchoides isolate AG116_Rl617_1_P2 chromosome 2, CSIRO_AGI_Rlap_v1, whole genome shotgun sequence, one genomic interval encodes:
- the LOC139893410 gene encoding probable protein phosphatase 2C 75 isoform X2 encodes MVSEEDEDSAVKCRERRRRRMAMRRMATVTTAGSSGSAGDETRKHLAKIDNPTTSSSTTATAIMSLISIMETPPPPEYGVMSVIGRQREMEDEVFVTTNLCRPEVNGFRPVHFFAVFDGHGGRHVSALCKDNMHVIMEEELMRVKVIGEEPNGGGELWRTAINRCFRRMDEMALRLCLCGGLGTSSNICRCNPQLSFMGSTAVVSILTKEFIFVANCGDSRAVLCRNGRPMPLSVDHKPDRVDERARIEGCGGRIMFSDGARVEGILGMSRAIGDRLLKQWVTSEPEISVTRRETENECLILASDGLWDVLSNELACKIVHECFGENENSSTESRIEADEGASGETLYTSRSDLAATLLVRLALGRRSTDNISVIVIDLRK; translated from the exons ATGGtgagtgaagaagatgaagattcTGCGGTTAAATGCCGCGAACGACGTCGTCGAAGGATGGCGATGAGACGTATGGCTACAGTTACTACTGCCGGTTCATCCGGTTCGGCCGGAGACGAAACTCGGAAACATTTGGCGAAAATCGATAACCCTACGACGTCGTCGTCGACTACGGCGACGGCGATTATGAGTTTGATTAGTATCATGGAGACGCCACCGCCGCCGGAGTACGGAGTGATGTCGGTGATTGGTCGGCAGAGAGAAATGGAAGATGAAGTTTTTGTTACAACGAATTTATGTCGGCCGGAAGTTAACGGTTTTCGACCGGTGCATTTCTTTGCTGTTTTTGATGGTCATGGCGGACGTCAT GTATCTGCATTGTGTAAAGACAATATGCATGTTATTATGGAGGAAGAGTTGATGAGAGTGAAGGTGATCGGAGAAGAACCAAATGGTGGCGGCGAGTTGTGGAGGACAGCGATAAATCGGTGTTTTCGTAGGATGGATGAGATGGCGTTGAGATTGTGTTTGTGTGGTGGATTGGGTACTAGTTCAAATATATGTAGATGTAATCCGCAGTTGTCGTTCATGGGGTCCACTGCGGTGGTGTCAATTTTGACAAAGGAGTTTATATTTGTGGCCAACTGTGGTGACTCACGTGCAGTTCTATGCCGCAACGGAAGGCCAATGCCGCTTTCGGTCGATCATAAG CCTGATAGGGTAGATGAACGTGCAAGAATCGAAGGCTGTGGCGGCCGAATAATGTTTTCCGATGGAGCACGAGTTGAAGGAATCCTTGGCATGTCCCGAGCAATAG GAGATCGTCTTTTAAAGCAGTGGGTAACATCTGAACCAGAAATTTCGGTGACAAGGCGCGAAACGGAAAATGAATGTTTAATACTAGCTAGTGACGGATTATGGGATGTTTTGTCAAATGAATTAGCGTGCAAAATAGTTCACGAATGTTTTGGAGAAAACGAGAATTCAAGTACCGAGTCCCGGATTGAAGCAGATGAAGGGGCATCGGGGGAGACGTTATACACGTCTAGAAGTGATTTGGCTGCAACGTTACTTGTACGTCTTGCTTTGGGGCGAAGGAGTACAGATAATATAAGCGTCATAGTTATTGATTTGAGGAAATGA
- the LOC139893410 gene encoding probable protein phosphatase 2C 75 isoform X1 has translation MKRIYGNRKSVMVSEEDEDSAVKCRERRRRRMAMRRMATVTTAGSSGSAGDETRKHLAKIDNPTTSSSTTATAIMSLISIMETPPPPEYGVMSVIGRQREMEDEVFVTTNLCRPEVNGFRPVHFFAVFDGHGGRHVSALCKDNMHVIMEEELMRVKVIGEEPNGGGELWRTAINRCFRRMDEMALRLCLCGGLGTSSNICRCNPQLSFMGSTAVVSILTKEFIFVANCGDSRAVLCRNGRPMPLSVDHKPDRVDERARIEGCGGRIMFSDGARVEGILGMSRAIGDRLLKQWVTSEPEISVTRRETENECLILASDGLWDVLSNELACKIVHECFGENENSSTESRIEADEGASGETLYTSRSDLAATLLVRLALGRRSTDNISVIVIDLRK, from the exons ATGAAGCGGATTTACGGTAACCGTAAAAGTGTGATGGtgagtgaagaagatgaagattcTGCGGTTAAATGCCGCGAACGACGTCGTCGAAGGATGGCGATGAGACGTATGGCTACAGTTACTACTGCCGGTTCATCCGGTTCGGCCGGAGACGAAACTCGGAAACATTTGGCGAAAATCGATAACCCTACGACGTCGTCGTCGACTACGGCGACGGCGATTATGAGTTTGATTAGTATCATGGAGACGCCACCGCCGCCGGAGTACGGAGTGATGTCGGTGATTGGTCGGCAGAGAGAAATGGAAGATGAAGTTTTTGTTACAACGAATTTATGTCGGCCGGAAGTTAACGGTTTTCGACCGGTGCATTTCTTTGCTGTTTTTGATGGTCATGGCGGACGTCAT GTATCTGCATTGTGTAAAGACAATATGCATGTTATTATGGAGGAAGAGTTGATGAGAGTGAAGGTGATCGGAGAAGAACCAAATGGTGGCGGCGAGTTGTGGAGGACAGCGATAAATCGGTGTTTTCGTAGGATGGATGAGATGGCGTTGAGATTGTGTTTGTGTGGTGGATTGGGTACTAGTTCAAATATATGTAGATGTAATCCGCAGTTGTCGTTCATGGGGTCCACTGCGGTGGTGTCAATTTTGACAAAGGAGTTTATATTTGTGGCCAACTGTGGTGACTCACGTGCAGTTCTATGCCGCAACGGAAGGCCAATGCCGCTTTCGGTCGATCATAAG CCTGATAGGGTAGATGAACGTGCAAGAATCGAAGGCTGTGGCGGCCGAATAATGTTTTCCGATGGAGCACGAGTTGAAGGAATCCTTGGCATGTCCCGAGCAATAG GAGATCGTCTTTTAAAGCAGTGGGTAACATCTGAACCAGAAATTTCGGTGACAAGGCGCGAAACGGAAAATGAATGTTTAATACTAGCTAGTGACGGATTATGGGATGTTTTGTCAAATGAATTAGCGTGCAAAATAGTTCACGAATGTTTTGGAGAAAACGAGAATTCAAGTACCGAGTCCCGGATTGAAGCAGATGAAGGGGCATCGGGGGAGACGTTATACACGTCTAGAAGTGATTTGGCTGCAACGTTACTTGTACGTCTTGCTTTGGGGCGAAGGAGTACAGATAATATAAGCGTCATAGTTATTGATTTGAGGAAATGA